The following proteins are encoded in a genomic region of Galbibacter sp. BG1:
- a CDS encoding type IX secretion system membrane protein PorP/SprF, with product MAFFARFGAFVLLVLSLANTYAQEGIPVYFDYLSDNYYLIHPSMAGVSQGGKIRLTARKQWFDVERAPALQTMSANVRVGEKSGVGAILFNDRNGYHSQTGMKLTYAHHLTLSDYRDGVNQLSFGLNVGFLQSRLDESEFVSIIPDPIITGTSNNVNYFNIDAGMSYNFLEFYAHFTVRNLLGSGRDLYSAEEIDNLRRYLFSAGYVFGKNLWQVEPSFLLQFAEYTEESSVDLNAKVYRELDFGTVWGGLSYRRSFDGAQYEIGGGTTSQKLQLVTPFIGVNLKHFMFSYNYSYQQGDIRFDEGGFHQITIGYDFGQGEKRYNCKCPAVN from the coding sequence ATGGCTTTTTTCGCTAGATTTGGTGCTTTTGTACTATTGGTTCTTTCCCTTGCTAATACTTATGCCCAAGAGGGTATTCCTGTATATTTCGATTATTTATCAGATAATTATTATTTAATCCATCCTTCCATGGCCGGTGTAAGCCAGGGCGGCAAAATTCGTCTCACAGCTAGAAAACAATGGTTCGATGTGGAACGAGCCCCTGCTTTGCAAACTATGAGTGCAAATGTTAGGGTGGGTGAGAAAAGTGGAGTTGGAGCGATTTTGTTCAACGACCGAAATGGATATCATTCGCAAACTGGAATGAAGCTTACTTATGCACATCATCTAACGTTATCTGATTATAGGGACGGAGTAAATCAACTTTCTTTTGGTCTTAATGTTGGCTTTCTTCAAAGTAGATTGGACGAATCGGAATTTGTGTCTATTATTCCAGACCCAATTATTACTGGAACAAGTAACAATGTAAATTACTTTAATATCGATGCAGGGATGTCTTATAACTTTTTAGAGTTTTATGCACATTTCACGGTGCGTAATCTGCTAGGAAGTGGAAGGGATCTCTATTCTGCGGAAGAAATTGATAACCTTAGGCGTTATTTGTTTTCTGCCGGGTATGTGTTTGGTAAGAACCTCTGGCAGGTAGAACCATCTTTTCTTTTGCAATTTGCGGAATATACCGAAGAATCTTCGGTGGATTTAAACGCGAAAGTATATAGGGAGCTTGATTTTGGCACTGTATGGGGCGGATTGTCCTATCGAAGAAGCTTCGACGGAGCACAATATGAAATAGGTGGAGGTACTACTTCACAAAAACTTCAATTGGTCACACCGTTTATTGGCGTTAACCTCAAGCATTTTATGTTCTCTTACAATTACTCTTATCAACAAGGGGATATCCGCTTTGATGAAGGCGGATTTCATCAAATAACCATTGGTTACGATTTCGGTCAAGGAGAGAAGCGATATAATTGTAAATGCCCTGCGGTAAATTAA
- a CDS encoding gamma carbonic anhydrase family protein, which translates to MIVKGVNGKHPSFGKDIFLAENATVVGDVEMGDYCSVWFNAVVRGDVHYIKIGNKVNIQDGAVIHCTYKKYPTTIGNNVSIGHNAIVHGCTIQDNVLIGMGSIVMDNCVVESNAIIAAGAVVTQNTRVESGAIYAGVPAKKVKDISEDLSKNEVERIANSYVTYASWFKGD; encoded by the coding sequence ATGATAGTAAAAGGAGTTAACGGAAAACATCCGTCTTTTGGGAAAGACATTTTTCTTGCTGAAAACGCCACCGTTGTCGGCGATGTAGAAATGGGCGACTATTGCAGTGTATGGTTTAATGCTGTAGTGCGAGGCGATGTGCATTACATAAAAATTGGCAACAAAGTAAATATTCAAGACGGGGCCGTAATTCATTGTACCTATAAAAAATACCCTACCACTATTGGCAATAATGTATCTATTGGTCATAATGCCATCGTTCATGGTTGTACCATACAGGATAACGTGCTTATTGGTATGGGAAGCATCGTTATGGATAATTGTGTGGTAGAAAGCAACGCCATTATAGCCGCTGGGGCAGTGGTAACCCAGAATACCAGGGTGGAATCAGGCGCTATTTATGCGGGGGTTCCCGCTAAGAAAGTAAAAGATATCAGTGAAGATCTCAGTAAGAATGAAGTGGAGCGCATTGCAAATAGTTATGTAACCTACGCATCTTGGTTTAAAGGAGATTAA
- the fabD gene encoding ACP S-malonyltransferase, producing the protein MNAYIFPGQGAQFVGMGLDLYEKSDLAKKLFEEANDILGFSITDIMFKGTAEDLKQTKVTQPAVFLHSVILSKVLGGSFNPDMVAGHSLGELSALVANETLSFEDGLQLVSRRALAMQKACEITPSTMAAVLGLEDAVVEQVCEETEGIVVAANYNCPGQLVISGEVEAINKACETLKERGAKRALVLPVGGAFHSPLMEPAREELAAAIEQTSFNKPVCPIYQNVTTTAVTSPDEIKKNLMAQLTAPVKWTQSVQNMVKDGAILFTEVGPGKVLQGLVKKIHREAEVTSA; encoded by the coding sequence ATGAATGCATATATTTTTCCTGGACAGGGAGCACAATTTGTAGGAATGGGTTTGGATTTATACGAAAAATCGGACCTTGCCAAAAAGTTATTTGAAGAAGCGAACGATATTTTAGGCTTTTCCATTACCGACATTATGTTTAAAGGAACGGCCGAAGATTTAAAACAAACCAAAGTTACACAACCAGCGGTGTTTTTACATTCGGTTATTTTAAGCAAGGTGTTGGGTGGTAGTTTCAATCCAGATATGGTAGCAGGACATTCTTTGGGAGAGCTTTCTGCATTGGTAGCAAACGAAACCTTAAGTTTCGAAGACGGTCTCCAATTGGTTTCCAGAAGAGCTTTGGCTATGCAGAAGGCCTGCGAGATTACTCCAAGTACCATGGCCGCAGTTTTAGGTTTGGAAGATGCTGTGGTGGAGCAGGTTTGTGAGGAGACAGAAGGAATCGTTGTGGCGGCAAATTACAATTGCCCAGGGCAGTTGGTTATTTCTGGAGAAGTGGAAGCTATTAATAAGGCCTGCGAAACGCTTAAAGAAAGAGGAGCTAAGAGAGCATTGGTATTGCCGGTAGGGGGTGCGTTCCATTCCCCGCTAATGGAACCGGCAAGAGAAGAATTGGCTGCCGCTATAGAACAGACTTCATTCAATAAGCCTGTTTGTCCTATTTATCAAAATGTAACCACTACCGCTGTTACAAGTCCAGATGAGATTAAGAAGAATTTAATGGCACAGTTAACGGCACCTGTAAAATGGACACAAAGTGTACAAAATATGGTTAAAGATGGCGCTATTCTTTTCACCGAAGTTGGTCCTGGTAAAGTGCTCCAAGGTTTGGTTAAGAAGATACATAGGGAAGCAGAGGTAACCTCGGCTTAA
- a CDS encoding DUF1328 domain-containing protein has product MLRWTIIFLIIAIIAAVFGFGGIAGASAGIAKILFFIFVVLFLITLISRIAKR; this is encoded by the coding sequence ATGTTACGTTGGACAATCATTTTTTTAATAATTGCTATAATAGCTGCAGTATTTGGATTCGGTGGAATTGCCGGAGCTTCTGCAGGGATAGCTAAAATTCTATTTTTCATTTTTGTAGTTTTATTTTTAATTACATTAATAAGTAGAATTGCCAAAAGATAA